ATTGCTCTGCTCTGGTTTGTATCCTGGCACTGACTAGTTTGTATCTCTGTGCTGATCTAGCATGTATTAATATGGCTAACATGGACCTATTTTTGATCACCACAAACCTGACATGTGAGCACCATTGCTTGGCATGGAATGATACAATATATCTTGCACCAACTTGATCAACTTTAATCTTTGATGCTGTTTGCTGCATCATACTATTGCTTTAACTCATCAACAAGCAAATAAGACAGAAGCAATCTACTCTAATCTACTGGAAAAGGTGGAAAAAGCAAAGCAAATCATTTGTTGTAGTTACTTGTAAGAAGGCTGTACCATTCTGAACCATCCAGTTCTAGGCATACTGAACCGTAATAGGGGCGGACCATTACGGTCCCCTAGTATAGTTCCGCCCCTcggtttgagaaatttggcaggggaggagagagaggaagagagagaggggggagagggaggaagcgagagagagaggaggggtagggggggagaggccaagagagggggagagggagagggagagggagagggagagggagagggctctctctgccttcctccctcttcctttccctctctctctctctctctctctctctctctctctttctctctttccttttccctctctccctcctttgCCGGTCCAAAGCAGAATGGCACGGTACCGTACTATACTGTATCATCGGACAATTGGTACTGGTCTCGGCACTGTCATAGAATACCTTGCTTGTAAGGTAACTATACTTAAATCGGTGACATTGTTTTAGCTGTATAAAATGATCTATGACTCCCAGCTATTGCAGTCTATATCTTGTGGATTGTGGAGTTCTGGTTCTGCCATATGCTTTCATGATTAGGGATGCACTATATGTTATTCAAGCTTCTATTGAGAATAGAGGTGATAACATGTTAACTCACCTGTGCTTTGCGTGCAGCCAAGAATTATATATCTTTATGTGACAccctttattttttcaaatgCTTTTTTAACCTCTGTTTATGTGATCAACTGGAAGTAATTCGTATAATCTTCAAGAATGTCTAAGGGTACAATGTGCTTTTTGCTAACTTAATGCTTCATGACATCTACCCATGCATGTTGCATCCTTGATTTTGTAACTCTTGTTTCAGGTATCTGATCATCTGAAAGCAGCAGCAAAATTTCTTGCCATTCAAGTTGTCCCCATTGTTGGTGGAATGTCTTCAGAAAAGCAGGAGAGGCTTTTAAAAAGAAGGCCTGAAATTATTGTTGGAACTCCAGGACGGTTATGGGAGCTCATGTCTGCAGGAGAGCAACATCTTGTCGAGGTCAGTATGGTGCAACTTGTTGCATATTTATTGTCTATATCATCATATTTGGTAAGTATTGCTTAATTCATTGTCTTTTGGCATGCTGCAGTAAATCTTATAAATTTGTACAGATTGTATGATATGTCTAATGACTAAAGCAGAAATTAATGCTATAGAAACAAGATAGCAGCACTGACAGTTGATTGCTAGTAAGCAGTTCATATCATGGATGCATtatcaattattgtcatgttaGTCTTATGATTTCATATtgatatgcatatacatatagtTACATGGTTGTCACATAGATGGTGCTTTGATGATGAGAATTATGGGTTATTGTCTTAAATTTGAAATCTTAGAAACATGCCCTAAGAAATGTGGAAAGGTCTACTTAGTGATCTTTGAGTGGAGCTTGTGTGATGCCATGAATTGCCGTAAGGTTGTTTAGGTTTCAGGAATTGGTATGCATCCTTGTTACTAAAGGGACATGCGTACAGTAGAAGCAGATCAAGACTAATTTTTGTTATATGTAACATATTAGCACTTATAATTTAGTGATATGATTATAAATATTTCGTTATTTTTATCTCTTGCAAAGATCAAACATTCCTGTTGACTTTCTCATTTGACTATGCAGTTGCACTCTTTATCTTTCTTCGTGCTGGATGAGGCTGATAGAATGATAGAGAACGGTCATTTTCATGAGCTCCAGTCTATTATTGACATGCTACCGATGCTTAATGTTTCTGTTGAACAATCCTCCCAACCTACTACAATTTGCAAAACAATTCCAAGTTTACAGAGAAAGAAAAGGCAAACATTTGTTTTCTCTGCCACAATAGCCCTATCTGACAATTTTCGTAAAAAACTGAAGCATGGATCATCTACTTCGAAGTCATCCACATCAGATGGGATAAGTTCTATAGAAAAACTTTCAGAGCGAGCTGGGATGAGACCTGATGCTGCAATAGTTGATTTGACAAATGCTTCAATCGTGGCTACCAAACTTGAAGAGTCATTCATCGAGTATTTCTGATCCTTGCCATTTTACTCTCAATTAAGTGACATTCTACTTTAAAAATACCATTAAATTGCTTTAGTTCTTGGTGTCTCTTATCCTTGCCAATTTTTGTGGATACTacttaattaatattatatcaaTTCCTCCTGTGATTAACTTGATATAACTTATTGTCTGTTACCTCCAACTGTGTACACAATGACTCCATATTTCAAAATATTATACATAATCTACCtattttttgatgtttaaaTGTACATTTGGCATTTAATACTTTCAAATTGGAAGCAATTTTGCTGTGTTCAGGAGCACATGTTGCCTTGttattgctatatacttaaatcTCACTTGACTTGTCTCTTTTCTTAGTGTTTTGTTAAGATTGTTATTTAATATTAGTGAAAAAAGGTACTCATTTTGTGATCATTAAGAGCAGACTACTTATTTGGTCTTACAATGCAGCAAGCTTAGGCCATTGGTGTCTGATATGCTTCAAATGGCAGTGTACAAGATAATTaggattaatatattataattcaaCTTTTTCGAGTTTTAAAAACAGCTGCTATAAGGTCTCCGAGCCACTACAGATCTGATTAAAAGTTGGACTGTGGTGCGGGTTGATTTACCTGAGGAATAACCAGTCTTGGGAGCTTGATCTTTACCATCTTGTTGTTTTGTGTCAGAGTCTAATATATGGGTTCCTAACTTATTTCTGCAATTAATGTATTTGTCATGGACACTTTAGTATATAATGCCAAATTGAGTGACAATTCCTgaagttttttaattttttattgggTTTTGTTTTGCTTAAGCTGTGATTAGTTTGAAGATTCAAAAACATATGGGGGTTTTCTGATACATGGAAATTATTTCGACTCCTCAACTTCTAAGCAAAGCATTTCATGTTCAAGCTTGCCATCAGATCTCTGAACAAGATGAAATACCATAAAATTCCATTTTTTCAGACAAGTGCCatgttgcttgttttaaatttGAAGAGATTCAGATGTTTTTTTCCCTTGAGAGAACAAGAGAAATGTTTTGATGAAATTTCAATCACTACTGTTCTCATTCTCCATCAAAGGCCCTCAAGACTATTAATTTACTAATTTTGATATTCATGTCATGCAACCAAACTGTACGGTGGTGAGTGCATACCATGCCTTTTCTTGTGAAGCATAGTGGATGCGCTCAGCTCTGTCTTTCATTGGTGCTCAATAGTATGTGTATCGTGAAATATTTCTGGAACCTTTAACCTAAAGTTGAATAGCATTCTTTTTCCATATAGAATCAGTTACTGTATATTTACTCATGCAGCTAGCATGTGAGTGCAATGCACTTGCTTTCTGTTAAATATATATCTGTCGGCTTTTGCAGATGCAGTGAGGAAGATAAAGAGGCATACTTGTATTATTTATTAAGTGTACATGGCCATGGTCGCACGATTGTTTTCTGTACATCAATTGCAGCTTTACGTCGTCTTTCTTCCATATTGCACATCCTTGGCATCAATTCTTGGACCCTTCATGCTCAAATGCAACAAAGAGCCCGCTTGAAGGTAATTGATAGTTATAATGAGTGATGTAATCAACTGAGTTATTAAATTTGATAGTGTATTTGTATGTGCATCCTTGCTATCATTAATCTCAATCCATGCTGTTCATGAATCCTAGCTGCACCATCCAAAACTGACCCAGAATTTTGGACCTGGGATTGGTATAGTCAGTTCACAGCCTTACCAGGTGGTAATCACATTTGGCACTTAATTGTTTTTTTGTTTCAGAACTGATAACCTGGTCACACTTGTTCCTATAtctgcataaaaataaaatttgataatGGAAATGGCCCCTCCTTAATCTTTTTGCAGTTTTGGACCTGCAACTCAATTTCAGATTCTCAAGTGCTTTCAGATTCAGATTTGATTCCCATCTTGATTCAGCTCTTTGCCATTGAACTGTAAAGGTTTAGCTTATTTGACAAGCACTATGGAGCAAGGTTAGCTGAACCAGTACCAGGATCCGTATTGGTCAGCTACCAATTCGGTGGGGTACTAGTTCAGTATGGTACCGACACATGGTGCGCTAAGCGTTGTTGTTCTAGTCATTAGACCGGCAtgcctatttttttatttttttcaattattttaaCATTTAATCAAATGTAAtcaatttttttggttttttgaatgaatttaaacctaattttatgttttttgatGTCTTTTAATGTTTTTATTAGGGTTGAAGTcctaatttgatgtttttacCACCTGGTATATACCTTAAATGATGCTTCTGGACCAAGGTCGGAGGAACTGGTACCGGACACCATACCAGTTTTTCGGCGGGACGCCTCggtacgggccgtgccgggcctgtAACGAGAGAGGGCACGGGACCAtgggagaggaaaagagagagagagcgagcggggtaGGGAGAGTCGGAGGAGGGTGATGGATGCCGGTGGAGGGCCGGTAGAGGCTGCCCCAGGCGGCGCTGCGGTCGTTTCCCTGTTTCAAACGAAACAAGGGAATCGGCCACTATCGCAGTTTCCGCCGCCCCTTGCTGCCGCCGCCACCTTGCAATCCTCTGCCGGCATTCGccacctctcctccctcccttccccactcgctctctctttttttctcctttttaggCTCTGTCGAGCATCTTGTTTTTACAGTCGGAACCGTACCGGTGAGCCATCAGTATGGCTTGGAACGGGCGGAACCGCTTGGTTCGAGACGGTTCTGCTGATCTTGTTATTGACCCTAAATAAACTATAATTATATCATGAAATGCAGTTAAGGTAGATCAAGCAATATATTTGTAAAGAAAATTAGTgaaatacaaaacataaaaaTTAGTGAAATATTAACCCTAAATGATTAATTGTTGAAATGATTTGGTTTCAGAGTTTTGTACGATTATAGAAATCCTCAGCATGATTATGCACATCATGATATTTGCAGCAAAACCTGTGCAAAAGTTCAATAATCAAAGATTTAAGAAAACAAAAGCTACCTTTTGTGCTGCCGTTTGTGCTAGTCAAGAGTGCTAATTTTTGAGATAAAAAGTTCTGGTTAGAAATTTTAACTGACATGATGTGAAATCTGAGTTGTAAGCACAATTTCAGCTCTCAAATTCTATTGTTTTATTGATTTTGACTATCATCATAGCTGACATGCTACCTGATTAGGCTATTGATCGTTTTCGTGGTAATGAGCATGCTGTACTGGTTGCTACTGATATTGCTGCACGTGGACTTGACATTCCTGGCATCCGAACTGTTGTTCACTATCAACTTCCGCACTCAGCAGAAGTAGGTGCAAAGTTgtgtttttaatttctttatGGTTCTGAACCTTATTAAATGgaacttgtttttcttttaggtTTATATTCACAGAAGTGGAAGGACTGCACGTGCATCTGCTGATGGCTGCTGCATTGCATTAGTCTCTCCCAGTGataaaacaaaatttttttctttatgcaaGTCGCTGTTAAAGGTACATTTCGTAGTTGTCTATCAAATATTGGTTTTCTATAAGGCACATTTTCATCTCATCCAACCCCAATTTTAGGGAGGCTGAGCTTACCAATGCTTGCTTATATCTTATTAATATACTGGTCTATTAAGAATTAATACTGAATATTacctaattaagcataaactaATAAGATATGGACATGAGAGTATAAAGAAAAGATCCCATAGATCTTGCTTGCTtttacaatatttttttatttttcccccttttttaacAAGAAGTAAAGAGGGAGTTTCTTTATCTCTTGAAATCTGAATTCTTTAAGTCTTGGTTCCTGTTGATCTAGTGAAACTTTTGTATGTTCTTACTTGGATCACTGATGAGAAAAGGAAGTGCAAGAGAAGTGTGTTTACCAACCTGCTCCTAGGGTGTGCGAGGGATGAACAGTGTTCATCCCATCTTCCACCAGCTAACTTTCGGGAGCATACAAGTTGGGTGACATCAATAGTCCCTCATTGCCCCCCAAGATTCTGTAGAACAAGAAAAAAATCCCCCAATCATCAGCAATTAATGTctgtatatgcatgtatatatgtatgcatatatgtatatgccTATATGGTCAAAGTTTCAAGTAGTCTAGTTAAAACCGGCCAAAACTGAAATTGTTAGAGGGGAAAGAAGGGCAGGGCCCAccatttattaagaataaaatGGAATATACATCAGCCTTTAGAAGAAGGATAAAAGAAGCAGTAAAACCCAATTGCAATGAGAGAGTAGAAGCAACAATCTAaaccaaggttttaaatccgGTGGGGCAGGTGTGACCCGATTTCTCCATGAAATGGGACGACCCACTATCTCGACTCGTTCGGGCAGCAATTCTGGTCGAGAGTCCTGTAGGTACCCTtcatctctctccccttctttcctttccttccttttactttctttttctctctttctttcccttttttttctccctttcctttcttctttctttcttcccatTTTCCttaccttcctttctttccattttcttctcctttcttttttcgtatccttcctttgcttctttctttctttacttattcttctctctctttcttttctttcttctttccttcctttcattctttttcttctcccttactttatttccctttttttcttcttctttctctacaTTGATGGGTTTCAACGTCTGGACCCTATCCCGATCTTGTTTTCTCTACAATGGCCTTCTGTTTCTGAATACATGAAACTAAGGTACGCCATACTGGTCTGAACCGGATAGTATGGAGCATACTATACTGTACCGGTTTGGTACTGGTATCCAGTACGGATAGCGTACCAATACTCGGTataccaaaaaaatttcatattatATCGTACTGACAGTGTGCTAATATAGTACCGGTACATGGTACAATATCGAGACGACGAACCTTACGTGAAACTTTTCAATCATTCACCTTACGTGAAACTTTCCAATCGTTCATTGAGGTCAAGGTTCTAAACAGTATGAAACTGAAAAATTTCCTCGGTGCTGGCTGAAACTTCGAAATTGATCCATTTCAGCCTCAACAGTTCTTATCAAGACTTTATTCTTTCTGATTCAAAGGATGCTACTTTGTGAAACTATGATTGGTAATGGGATGATTTCTTGCTCACTTCCAGGCAAGGGAACAGTACATCAACCATCACCCCCGccaaaaaacagagaaaataaagGTTTTTGTCATGTTGTTTCTTTTCTACCTTTATTTCCTTTTACTTGTCTCTGAAATAGATGAGTGAAAATTAAGTTCTGTTGTCATTAGTGTCAATGATCGTCTAGTTGTGGAATCATGAAAATTGATGGTCCTATATTAGGTTGCAACTTTGATCTATATGTTATTGAACATGGTGCTCTCTATCGTAACTGTTGCGATAATGAACTGTCGATAATTTGTCACTAGCAGAGTTTATGGGGAAAAAAGGTAAAAGCAAAAATAGTTTTTCCTTTGTTGCATGAGAATGTAAGTTTCAAGTTAAATGCCTCATGACGGCACCAGTCGATGCATGAATTCAGTGATTTCTCATCAATGCTTGCCATGCTTGACATATATCTAAACAATATATAAATTTCTTATTCTATGGTTAGATGAATAACGATCTTCTTTCGACCATTTTTCCCTCTACCCATTAGAATACATGATTTTCTATGCACTaacttcagaaaaaaaaaaaagattttctaTGCACTAACTAGTTTCCATTCTATGTTAAGTGCTTTGGAGATGACCATATAAAATATTGTTGAACGGCAGGAGGAAGTCAACTTGGTGTATAAAGTCAAATCTGAACTGATGCTATTTAATCACTTCGCAATGTTACTCCTTGCACTGGTGAACTGTTACCAAATTTTTCTAAAGATTTATAAGTTAATGCCACTTTTTTTGGGCTCATTTGCAGGAGAGCCTTCGGCAGTTTCCTGTAGATGATGCTTACATGCCTGAGGTAATGAAGCGGTTATCTCTTGCTCGTCAAATTGACAAGATTGTgttgaaaaattctcaggtatTTCTATTTACGCACTTCTAGATGTTCTTTTCTTCTATTGAGCTAAAGTTTTTTAGCACATTAACTGAGCAGTTGCTTGGTAAAGATTATATATCGAGCTATGAGAAGtgcaatttcttaatcatgtgATGATAGGTATTGTTGGTATCAGTCCTACTCAATGCAATACATGGTAATTCAGGGGTATATATATAGAAGTTATGACTCAAATCGTGCTTTTGTTGGCTTCTGTCCACTAAAGTTGAATCAATCACTATCATGATACATTCTACATCGACATGGTCAACCAAGTTTCATATAACATTTGTAATTATCTGATAATTGCCACAAATTCTCTCTCCTGGTCTGCCGAACCGGGCCAAATTGCCCGGTTCAGGCAGTATCGATCCAACCCGATGCGAAACCGGGTCGGTTTGGTATTTCAATTTGGTTTCGGCCTCTACCGGTCGGAATCGGTCCTTTACCAGCCGGAACCAATCCTTTACTGGCTGGAACCGGTCCTTTACTGGCTGGTTCAATGCTAACTCGGTGCGAACCAGCTGGTTTGCACGGAGTCAACCCGATTTCGAATCGGGTGGACTGTGGCATTATTGTCATAGTGCCACTGTGGCATTATTGGTATGTATCATTATGGGTATGTATCATTATGGGATGAACGTACAAGACTGCAGTGTCGCTTGGTTAGAGGGGTGAGTTGATGTGCCTCCTAACTATGCTGATGATTAGGATATCTACATGAGTCATTGTTACTcgatccgattttagatatcggtatatatattgtactttaaatatatgtaagtaattgtattattttataatttttacgtcactacttgatttgaggatattttatGTTCCTTGTAACATGCAACATCTCACTAgtcattttatgatttgtatcattttaaaataataaaatgcatcatttaggttaaaccgGGATCATAGAAAAATATCAAGAAAacaccaaaaaaatcaaattagacttaaaatcattgaaaaacttCAAAAAAAGTAATTACTAATTAAATATTCTTGAGAAGTTAAAAAAAATCGAGCGTGCCGATACGGAACCGGCACGCCTTACATGCACCGGTACCAAACCATATTGGCCGCTGATCGGTACGGGTCCCGATACCGGTTCGGCGGTCCTTGTTCTATCTACAAGGAATACTGGGTGGATCATGGTATCATATTGCTAGCTCTGTTTTTTTTAGCTAGATATATGAAATAATTTTTGGAATGCTTGACcagatctctctctctatctatctactTGTCGTCAATTCTTGATGCTAGGCTCTTATCTTGTGGGTTTGATTGGATCATAATGTGAATGCACCAGTTTGTTGAACTCTACAAGTGGAATGGTGTCTCAGTATCCTATTGGCTACAACAATTTATTGTCAATTGCTGTAGATATAAGTCCATCATCAAGCCCTATGCTGTCGGTGGTCCTCTGATATTTCAATTTTCCAGTCATATCATGTTTGTAGTTTAGGGGTATTTTAGCTGTGTTTTGGATCACCTATTAATTTTTAGTGGTTCCCATGCAAATGAAGAGCTTTCTTTTAGTTCTTTTAAAACATGGAATGTAATTAATAAACAATTTCCATTCAACATTTTGCTTCCTGTTGTTGTTTCTTAAGGAAAATGCCAAGAAGAGCTGGCTTTTACGGAATGCTGAATCTGTGGAATTGGCTGTGGAGGACAGTGGCAGTGAGGAAGAAACTGTGAAAAGCCATAAGCAGAAGAAAATTAGTTCTCTTCATCTAAAGAAGCTGCACCAGGTTTCTCCGTTTTAGTTTTGACCATGGCTACATTTCCGATTACTAGAGCAGTAGCTGTAGCTACTACCCTAGAAAAGAAACTTTTAGTGGATTGACTTTgtaggttctctctctctctgaaaattctcttttctataattttattatGTTTCAAATGGCAGGAGCTGAATGGCCGCTTAGCACGGCCATTACAACCAAAATCATTCTCAAATCGCTTTTTGGCTGGGGTAAGTTTTCAATTTGTTTCTCTTTgtatgcacatatatatattctctCCTTATATATGATCAAAGCAAGAATTTATTGCAGATTATCCACAAACTATTAGCTAAAGGTAAATTTCTGATATGTTCCTTACTTCCTTAGTTCAAAGGTCTCATCCATACCCTCTCCCATCACCCGTCGTCATTTGTTACTCAGTTTCCCTTGTCCATCGGTCATGATGACAAGTGAGTTGCACAAAGCAGCAATGGAAATGGGAACAGATGcatgggagggggaggggggggggggggttgggacATCTAATTAATAATGTTGACCACTATGAGTGCTTGGGAACAACCATGGATTTGCTTGTGCATATATAAATGGTAGACGATATGTATCATTCATGATGGTCTCTTTGGCTGTTAACTCACAGTAGTATGAATTCAGGTTTGTTTCTTTTTAGAAAGCACGAAAGTTTTGTTTCCAAAGCATTTGCACCTAGGATTTGCAAGCTGTCAGCAAGTTGAAACACCAGCACTGGCATGACATGATATGTATGTTGCTAGTGCTAGATTGGCATGCCACTGGCACATAATACTTCAAACTTTGGTCCCAATGAGATTAATATATTCTGTAATGTTGCTTGGCAGAAGATGCTGAAGCTTTTTCTATGATGGATTTACGGTCATTCTCAGTACAAGGAGAGAGACCTGATTGGTATCCAAAATATGAGTGTGGGAGGTGTTTTGCAAGCAGAAACATGTCAAATGACTTTGtttatgcacaaaaaaaaaagctttaagAAGGGACTAGACATTTGTTGGGGGAATAGCATCCCGTTGTTTGAAGGTTCTTAATGTTGACAGGTGATTTCATGAAAGTGAACTGGGTCGTAAGGATTGTGAAGTCGATCAATTACCTCTCCCTTTGATTTGAGCAATGGTTCTACCATGAGAGGTCTAAATTATTATTATCAAAAGATTGCAAAAGGACtgaagtttgatttttttttttttttaattcataaaCGGTTATTACAACCATGaactattatttaaaaaaaaatcctgggGAGTTATCTACAGACAAAAACTGGGATTCATTAGCAGGAAGCTGTGATATAGCCTGTCTGGCCATTGAGGATGGGGAAGATAATTTtcgtttttttaagaaaaaagagatctcaaagtgcTAAATTTCTTATGAAAGTGTCTCTCATGGTTCTCTTTGAGGACTTGATCTCAGTTAATATCAACACATCCTGATGGCTATGGAAACATAATGTTCAAGGGTTGAGAGGTATTGTGATGTGGAATACTAGGAGAGGA
Above is a genomic segment from Phoenix dactylifera cultivar Barhee BC4 chromosome 2, palm_55x_up_171113_PBpolish2nd_filt_p, whole genome shotgun sequence containing:
- the LOC103715433 gene encoding DEAD-box ATP-dependent RNA helicase 13, whose translation is MAEVSPAPPSLSGKKKKAKRAKKEGPLAEAADSHRLELLPWNESLPNDDPFSLLAGSNEGGFLSLEEIDESEYGFVGGVPDPVGGEKKPKEKKRKRGSGDGDWGDDGSCVVQAEDGEKKKKKKQKKKKKKPRDKKKKEEEGVSSDNGEKGEPVEGIEDVHNNDDAKYNIDEGLLIDEDEVYAWKELRLHPLLIKSICRLGFKEPTPIQKACIPAAAHQGKDVIGAAETGSGKTLAFGLPILQRLLEEREKDARLLLKDPDEKLVEKGFKGGPLRALIVTPTRELAFQVSDHLKAAAKFLAIQVVPIVGGMSSEKQERLLKRRPEIIVGTPGRLWELMSAGEQHLVELHSLSFFVLDEADRMIENGHFHELQSIIDMLPMLNVSVEQSSQPTTICKTIPSLQRKKRQTFVFSATIALSDNFRKKLKHGSSTSKSSTSDGISSIEKLSERAGMRPDAAIVDLTNASIVATKLEESFIECSEEDKEAYLYYLLSVHGHGRTIVFCTSIAALRRLSSILHILGINSWTLHAQMQQRARLKAIDRFRGNEHAVLVATDIAARGLDIPGIRTVVHYQLPHSAEVYIHRSGRTARASADGCCIALVSPSDKTKFFSLCKSLLKESLRQFPVDDAYMPEVMKRLSLARQIDKIVLKNSQENAKKSWLLRNAESVELAVEDSGSEEETVKSHKQKKISSLHLKKLHQELNGRLARPLQPKSFSNRFLAGAGVSPLLQQQLEELSKKDPSGNVSYKENKRPGFQVIGQDCIEPLQALRSSGREVCVSVDKKREVRRLAETWKRKNREEKKRTREQQRKEKKKAKEGMK